A stretch of Sulfurimonas xiamenensis DNA encodes these proteins:
- a CDS encoding DEAD/DEAH box helicase, whose protein sequence is MSQNTLFQYYKTDKKQDLELLICQDSKEAHELENVAKFFKQDVLVFPDFRAAFGDDLRVYKEELHQLFSCLRRYYALKKKPLIISPLKTLLFYLPNESLFDSVSLEFGAKIELKKFQKKMLFWGYNFVDMVQVEGEISFRGDIIDIYPPSSKMPLRISLFDDEIEQIKYFELESQRTQKDEIESIEITPAFYSLSEEKFDSLNEKIKQSEFNSLVKDIASLGLWYLGDSAINFLEGKNAKLVRNLDALLTDAYVLNKPMLSRESFDLEILPTSDDFKELVVTDVHSLLRVHKDKKTTIIASNEAVVKQAGLFDLNKIEIVYAPYILNILSKDELVISLNKPQRAKRRRKSSILLDDLKTGDYVVHEDYGVGIFETIEQTEILGGVKDFIVIKYVGDDKILLPVENLDAIDRYIASSGSIPVLDRLGKGSFGKLKESVKKRLMEIAGQIVNTAAARELIQAPKISIDTNELKEFQKLSGFEYTDDQIQSINEIIAQMSSGHIMDRLLSGDVGFGKTEVAMNTIFAAYKSGFQSAFIVPTTLLSAQHYRSLHERFDAFGIKCSKLDRFVSAKDKKNIIKALASGDLDVVVGTHTLFDLDFKNLGVVIIDEEHKFGVKQKEKIKELYHNVHLLSMSATPIPRSLNQALSSIKTMSQLLTPPSEREPVRTFVKEYEEKFIKEIILREIRRGGQIFYVHNSIDHMPIKFGELKALLPELRVVMLHSKISATETEKELLKFEAGEYDLMLATSIIESGIHMPRVNTIIVDGADRFGMADLHQLRGRVGRGKIEGFAYFIVENRENLTDDAKKRLLALESNSFLGSGSILAYHDLEIRGGGNLVGDAQSGHIKNIGYSLYLRMLEDAIKLLSNQAQSQKIKVDIKLTISAYISDEVVKEDRLRLDIYRRLSACEQSVEIYEIQEEVIDRFGEIDTPTKQFFELMVIKLLSLEKKIKSVTNYGQNITFTYMDEKKKSIKSDSKDDDDIIRATLLYLRNNTLKAV, encoded by the coding sequence TTTCCCGATTTTAGAGCTGCTTTTGGAGATGATTTAAGAGTATACAAAGAGGAGCTTCATCAACTTTTTTCTTGTTTGAGAAGATATTATGCTCTGAAAAAAAAGCCTTTGATTATATCGCCTCTTAAGACACTTTTGTTCTATCTGCCAAATGAGAGTTTGTTTGACTCTGTTTCTTTGGAGTTTGGTGCAAAGATAGAGCTGAAAAAATTTCAGAAAAAGATGCTGTTTTGGGGATACAATTTTGTAGATATGGTGCAAGTTGAGGGGGAGATATCTTTTCGCGGAGATATTATTGACATATATCCGCCTTCAAGTAAAATGCCTTTAAGAATTTCACTTTTTGATGATGAGATAGAGCAGATAAAGTATTTTGAATTAGAATCTCAAAGAACCCAAAAAGACGAGATTGAGAGTATTGAAATAACACCGGCTTTTTACTCTTTGAGCGAGGAAAAGTTTGACAGTTTAAATGAAAAAATCAAACAAAGTGAATTTAACTCTTTAGTCAAAGATATAGCATCTTTGGGTTTATGGTATCTTGGTGACAGCGCCATAAATTTTTTAGAGGGTAAAAACGCAAAATTAGTCAGAAATTTAGATGCTCTTTTGACTGATGCTTATGTGCTTAATAAACCTATGCTCTCAAGAGAGTCTTTTGATCTTGAAATTTTACCGACTTCCGATGATTTTAAAGAGCTGGTCGTAACAGATGTTCACTCTCTTTTAAGAGTGCATAAAGATAAAAAAACAACTATTATTGCTTCAAATGAGGCTGTTGTAAAGCAGGCCGGATTGTTTGATTTAAATAAGATTGAGATAGTTTATGCTCCATATATTTTAAATATTCTCAGTAAAGACGAGCTTGTTATTTCTCTTAATAAACCTCAAAGGGCTAAACGAAGAAGAAAAAGCTCAATTTTGCTTGATGATTTAAAAACGGGTGATTATGTTGTTCATGAAGATTATGGCGTCGGTATATTTGAAACCATAGAGCAGACTGAGATTTTAGGCGGTGTTAAAGATTTTATTGTTATCAAATATGTAGGTGATGATAAAATTTTGCTCCCCGTGGAAAATTTAGATGCGATAGACCGCTATATTGCATCAAGCGGTTCGATTCCTGTTTTGGACAGACTTGGTAAAGGGAGTTTTGGCAAACTAAAAGAGAGTGTTAAAAAAAGGCTTATGGAAATTGCAGGTCAAATAGTCAATACTGCAGCTGCAAGAGAGTTGATTCAAGCTCCTAAGATTAGCATCGATACCAATGAACTAAAAGAGTTTCAAAAACTCTCAGGTTTTGAGTATACGGATGATCAGATACAATCTATAAATGAGATAATTGCGCAGATGAGTTCCGGGCATATTATGGACAGGCTTCTTAGCGGAGATGTCGGTTTTGGCAAAACTGAAGTTGCAATGAATACCATATTTGCAGCATATAAATCAGGTTTTCAGTCAGCTTTTATTGTTCCTACAACACTTCTTTCGGCGCAGCACTACCGTTCACTGCATGAAAGATTTGATGCTTTTGGCATTAAATGCTCAAAACTCGATCGCTTTGTAAGCGCAAAAGATAAAAAAAATATTATTAAAGCTTTGGCAAGCGGAGATCTGGATGTCGTTGTCGGGACACATACTCTTTTTGATCTGGATTTTAAAAATTTGGGCGTTGTTATTATAGATGAAGAGCATAAGTTTGGCGTAAAGCAAAAAGAGAAGATAAAAGAGCTTTATCACAATGTGCATCTTCTTAGCATGAGCGCAACCCCGATTCCGCGCTCTCTCAATCAGGCTCTAAGTTCTATAAAAACGATGTCACAGCTGCTTACTCCGCCAAGCGAGAGAGAGCCGGTGAGAACATTTGTCAAAGAGTATGAAGAAAAATTTATTAAAGAGATTATTTTAAGAGAGATTAGACGCGGCGGGCAGATATTTTATGTTCATAATTCAATTGATCATATGCCGATAAAGTTTGGCGAATTAAAAGCACTTCTGCCGGAGTTGAGAGTCGTAATGCTTCATTCAAAAATTTCAGCAACAGAAACAGAGAAAGAGCTCTTAAAGTTTGAAGCAGGCGAGTATGATTTGATGCTTGCTACCTCTATTATAGAGTCAGGTATTCATATGCCTCGTGTAAATACCATAATAGTTGACGGTGCAGACAGATTTGGAATGGCAGATCTACATCAGCTGCGAGGTCGCGTAGGAAGAGGAAAGATAGAAGGATTTGCATATTTTATTGTAGAAAATAGAGAAAATTTAACAGATGATGCAAAAAAAAGACTTTTAGCTCTTGAGTCAAACTCATTTTTGGGAAGCGGCTCAATTTTAGCATACCATGATTTAGAGATTCGAGGCGGCGGAAACCTGGTAGGCGACGCTCAGAGCGGGCATATTAAAAATATAGGCTACTCTTTGTATCTTAGAATGTTAGAAGATGCTATAAAATTACTGAGCAATCAGGCACAGAGCCAAAAGATAAAGGTTGATATAAAACTCACCATCTCAGCTTATATTTCTGATGAGGTTGTAAAAGAGGATAGACTTCGTTTGGATATCTATAGACGCCTCTCGGCGTGTGAGCAGAGTGTAGAGATATATGAGATACAAGAGGAAGTGATAGACAGATTTGGGGAGATTGATACTCCTACAAAACAGTTTTTTGAACTAATGGTTATTAAACTTTTAAGTCTAGAAAAAAAGATAAAAAGTGTAACAAATTATGGACAAAATATTACATTTACATATATGGATGAGAAAAAAAAGAGCATAAAATCAGACTCCAAAGATGATGATGACATTATTAGAGCAACGCTTCTTTATCTTAGAAACAATACATTAAAGGCAGTATGA
- a CDS encoding ATP-binding protein: MLKIHQIFILKFLLLFISTLLITSIISYLALKDIIIQHNKNHLKHAIEFIEIELENIENLDNFVMKINKKTSLRVTIVDKDGFVLAESNADKSKMDNHASRFEIMLSNREDYGDITRYSKTVKTDFLYVAKKTVYKNEPVYVRLSMSLAQIMYDFYSLWTKLLFVFFIIVIIAAFVSKSMSQKVLYDIDQITKYLDEVSNKNYKAIIKTKYFYEFLQISLLLKNLVKKLSKNEKKKIKNMAKLRLINKQRNDILSAISHEFKNPVASIIGYAQTIQGDADMPQNIRDKFLSKINSNGEKISKMLDRLALSVKLENGDLTINKSEFDLKQLCNEVALNLATKYKNREVIVQVDQKMIFSDKTMMELVLINLVDNALKYSSGDVIIKLEGTNLSVEDSGIGIKEEHLEKITNKFYRVDKNSWDNSMGIGLAMVKYILKALGSLLDIKSEFGKGSIFSFNIKEMLKS, from the coding sequence GTGCTAAAAATACATCAAATATTTATACTAAAATTTTTACTGCTTTTTATAAGTACACTTTTGATTACATCCATAATCAGCTATCTTGCTTTAAAAGATATAATAATACAACACAATAAAAATCATTTAAAACATGCTATTGAGTTTATAGAAATTGAGTTGGAAAATATAGAAAATTTAGATAATTTTGTAATGAAAATCAACAAAAAAACCTCTCTGAGAGTTACAATTGTGGATAAAGATGGTTTTGTCTTGGCAGAATCAAATGCAGATAAAAGTAAAATGGATAATCACGCTTCTAGATTTGAGATAATGCTCTCTAATCGAGAAGATTACGGAGATATAACTAGATACTCAAAGACTGTTAAAACTGATTTTTTATATGTAGCAAAAAAAACTGTATATAAAAATGAGCCGGTTTATGTAAGACTCTCTATGAGTTTAGCGCAGATAATGTATGATTTTTACTCTTTGTGGACAAAACTTTTGTTTGTTTTTTTCATAATTGTAATAATAGCTGCTTTTGTATCTAAAAGCATGAGCCAAAAGGTTCTCTATGATATTGATCAGATTACAAAATATTTAGATGAAGTTTCAAACAAAAACTATAAAGCCATTATAAAAACAAAATATTTTTATGAATTTTTACAAATCTCTTTACTCTTAAAAAATTTAGTAAAAAAATTGAGTAAGAATGAGAAAAAAAAGATAAAAAATATGGCTAAACTAAGGCTTATAAATAAACAGAGAAATGATATATTGTCGGCTATCTCGCATGAGTTTAAAAATCCTGTTGCCTCAATAATAGGATATGCTCAAACTATACAAGGCGATGCAGACATGCCGCAAAACATTAGAGATAAATTTTTGTCTAAAATTAACTCAAACGGTGAGAAGATATCAAAAATGCTAGATAGGCTGGCTCTTTCTGTCAAGCTTGAAAACGGTGATTTGACTATAAATAAAAGCGAATTTGATTTAAAACAGCTATGCAATGAAGTGGCCCTAAACCTTGCAACAAAATATAAAAACAGAGAAGTGATTGTTCAAGTGGATCAAAAGATGATATTTAGCGATAAAACAATGATGGAATTAGTACTTATCAATTTAGTGGATAATGCTTTAAAGTATTCAAGCGGCGATGTTATTATAAAGCTTGAAGGAACTAATCTCTCAGTAGAAGACAGCGGAATAGGAATAAAAGAGGAACATTTAGAAAAAATTACAAATAAGTTTTACAGGGTAGATAAAAACAGCTGGGATAATTCTATGGGAATAGGTTTGGCGATGGTCAAATATATTTTAAAAGCACTCGGTTCTTTGTTGGATATAAAATCAGAGTTTGGCAAAGGTTCAATATTTAGTTTTAATATAAAAGAGATGCTAAAGAGTTAA
- a CDS encoding response regulator gives MSAKIVIVEDEEDILELIEYNLQKEGYEVIGFLNTKSVEQMLVEEDVDLLIMDRNLPGVEGSEFVQTLRKEGFATPVVYLSAKNLDSEIEEGFLRGADDYITKPFNMKELMLRVKAVLRRTSKKIEDGILSYRDLVLDKSSRTLKVDGKNVDVTKLEFNLLSEFILNKNSVLDRDYLLQNVWGEGEEYQYRTVNVAINRLKEKIDPDKTKEYIYTVRGVGYKLC, from the coding sequence ATGAGTGCAAAAATTGTTATTGTAGAAGATGAAGAGGATATTCTAGAGCTCATTGAGTATAACTTACAAAAAGAGGGGTATGAAGTTATAGGCTTTTTAAATACAAAAAGCGTAGAGCAGATGCTTGTTGAAGAGGATGTCGATCTTCTTATCATGGATAGAAATCTTCCGGGTGTTGAGGGAAGTGAATTTGTCCAAACTCTTAGAAAAGAGGGTTTTGCAACGCCTGTTGTTTATCTAAGCGCAAAAAATCTTGACTCTGAGATAGAGGAGGGCTTTTTAAGAGGCGCAGATGACTATATAACAAAACCTTTTAATATGAAAGAGTTGATGCTTCGTGTTAAGGCGGTTTTGCGCAGAACTTCTAAAAAAATTGAAGATGGTATTTTAAGCTATAGAGACCTAGTTTTAGATAAGAGTTCAAGGACTCTAAAAGTTGATGGCAAAAATGTAGATGTCACAAAACTGGAATTTAATCTGCTGAGTGAGTTCATTTTAAATAAAAACAGCGTGCTTGATCGCGACTATCTTTTGCAAAATGTTTGGGGCGAGGGCGAAGAGTATCAATATAGAACTGTAAATGTTGCCATAAACAGATTAAAAGAGAAAATAGATCCCGATAAAACAAAAGAGTATATATATACAGTTCGAGGTGTAGGTTATAAACTGTGCTAA
- a CDS encoding TIGR00282 family metallophosphoesterase, giving the protein MRVAFIGDIVGSPGREMLKSYLLKTKEEYKIDFVIANYENASHGFGLTTKNANEIVSYGVDCMSGGNHTWDKKEIEALFDTHEILRPHNYPDEVKGTGCKVYDVAGEKLAVLNLMGHYAMPYTDNAFKKAKESVEKLHLDGVKNIFIDFHAEATSEKRAMMMLLQGSVSAIIGTHTHVGTDDFQIADSTAYLTDMGLTGCRDNVIGMDKKVPLKQFLTGLRGHFDISKKCKKIFQIAIMDFNEGRCNSAFKLKIFDDGRVFKTQAWIEE; this is encoded by the coding sequence ATGAGAGTGGCATTTATAGGCGATATAGTGGGGAGCCCCGGCAGAGAAATGTTAAAGAGTTATTTGTTAAAAACGAAAGAGGAGTATAAAATAGATTTTGTTATAGCAAATTATGAAAATGCTTCTCATGGTTTTGGGCTAACTACAAAAAATGCAAATGAGATTGTTAGTTATGGTGTTGATTGTATGAGCGGCGGAAACCACACATGGGATAAAAAAGAGATTGAAGCACTTTTTGATACCCATGAAATTTTAAGACCGCATAACTATCCAGATGAGGTAAAAGGAACAGGCTGCAAGGTTTATGATGTAGCTGGGGAAAAACTTGCAGTTTTAAATCTGATGGGTCATTATGCAATGCCATATACAGATAATGCTTTTAAAAAGGCAAAAGAGAGCGTTGAAAAGCTTCATTTAGATGGAGTTAAAAATATTTTTATAGATTTTCACGCAGAAGCAACAAGTGAAAAAAGAGCGATGATGATGCTGCTTCAAGGAAGTGTGAGTGCAATAATCGGAACACATACCCATGTAGGAACTGATGATTTTCAGATAGCAGATTCAACTGCATACTTAACTGATATGGGACTTACAGGATGTAGAGATAATGTAATAGGTATGGATAAAAAAGTACCGCTTAAACAGTTCCTTACAGGTCTAAGAGGTCATTTTGATATTTCAAAAAAGTGTAAAAAAATATTTCAGATAGCTATAATGGATTTCAATGAGGGTAGATGCAACAGCGCTTTTAAGTTAAAAATATTTGATGACGGAAGGGTTTTTAAAACGCAAGCTTGGATTGAAGAGTAA